gaatatttttttattattattattaatgcaaCAAGACAATAcaaattaaacatacagtaaaacaaacagCAAGATGGGTTAcataaaattataaaagaaagtaaaaatcaaatcaaatacaaatatatttacatttacatttacattacatttagtcatttaggagacgcttttatccaaagcgacttacagatgagatcAACAATGGAAGCAACTGGAACAACATAATATCAACAAAATGCAGAAGTGCAATACAAAACtagtctcatatagcctaccacagtatacaaagctacgTTTTTTGGGGGGAAAGAGTAGaatatatagatatagatataattatatatatatatttacatgtatagcctatatacgaatatacacaaacatacatgctATACAATCTTATAAGTACTACAACACACAAGAGTTTTGAAAGCAATTACATTTTTAGAGTTTCTTAtggattttaaatatatatcaatatctttcaaaaaaataaaaaagagtcAAAATTACATTTGTGAATATAAAACGTAGCaagaaaaagtaataaattaattgtaaACCTTTTATAAAAGAAGGTCTGCCTTCATGGAATCaccaaaaagcatatttttttgaCTTAAAGAAAAATCTAAGGATAGTTTTTTGCAGTCAAcccaaaatattttacaatacgCGCAAtcccaaaataaatgaatagttGTTTCTTCATACTAATGGCCAAAAGAGCAATTGGGTGAAATACTCTTATTATACTAGAGAGTTTGTAATTTACTGGATAACATTACGcctgaataaatgaaaaataaatccgTCTTCGTGGTGACGTCACGCGACGTCGACGCATGTGCCGGAAGCGCCCGCTATTGGCGCTCAACTCATCCGGTGTCGAAGTCCAAAATCCCGCAGCGCGTGAACGATGGCAGAGAAACGGGACCTGATCGTCCGGTGCATCAGAACTTTCAACGATTTCCCAACGAAAGGGATTCCGTTCAAGTGCGTATAACAAAATGCATTATTGAACTATTAAAACTGAGCAAGATGTGATTGTAGTGCAGTGAGGAAACGAGTACAGCATGCTGTATAACGTTATATAGACGTGAACGGGAATGCAGCTAGTGTGGAGTTTCATGACAGTGATTTTTCCCTGCAGGGATATTTTTCCCATCCTGAAGAATCCACAGGCTCTGACTGCTGTCATAGATCTGTTTGAGGAATATGTGAGAAACACACACCCTCAGGTGGATCTTATAGTGGGTaagtatggcaagccgaattagcttttaatcattctcaggatatgaatttttgatatcaacaattcaatttttactagtaacaattatcatttttgatatcaacaattcaatttttactagtaacaattgctgtttttgatatcagtaattacattttcattagtaaaaatgtgaattcttgatatcaacaatgacgtcatcactcgcagaaatgtacattcatgatatcaaaaattgaatttcaactagtaaaaaagATTGGTTTGATCTGTgacatatttaatcatttattacgAGTAGAAGATTAGATTCTTTTTTACAGATAACTTTCAAGTTGCAAGACTTCTGATAGTCTTTGTCAGTGACACTTATATTGAAATATCTGTTGTATTtgggtcaaagacgaaaaagggtttaagcatGCTTTAAGTTGTTGTTGTtcaaaaaaatggaaaagttttctgtttaattgcgtttttgtttttttgagcaaaaaataaatatcatacattttcccctgatttacagaagacgccCACTAAACTGTCATTCAGcgtaacaatcttgtcaggcatatttacaacaaaaatcaatttatgacatattaaaagactaattactttcaccccaaatgctaattcGTTGTAATTagatttgacttttttttatttgccactATCCTttaggttttgcccatttgtcaataatatttttttactcatttaaagcacaataaaatgtaatatgctcccttattcttttttatattttaatatgtacaaatCAGAATAAGCATGTGTTTGAATATGGaggtaggcgatttcggacgcagcctacCGTTTGTGATCACGTGTTCTTGGATTACGAGTTCTCGCGACGCATTTTGAAGCAAATATGGTGCGGGATTTTGACCTTACCTAAATGTAAGTACAATAAtttagtttgtatttgttttacactgtttttgtcagtgataaatatgatttaagatggttaaaGTATAGTATACAGATAATTTAGTTTATAGGAAAgtatgtttaatatgtttaaaaatagctACTTGTTTATAGGTTTCCTTTATCATATATTCCCTTTATTAATACCAAGTGGAATGAAAAGACAAGGTGAAATAAGACATAATTACACAATATTTAACAAGAagtattaaaaatattgtttattttcaacaaacgaGCGCTGGATTCAGAGGTCAAGGTAACATTTGGCCAGTCGTTCCCTTTGTGACAGTAGTGCCCTACACCCTTCAAAGAGTTCACTtcaagggctctgcccttcgaagggagtagggcatattGATCATCACTTCCACATATTTATAGTGCATTCACAGTACACATTTGATATGTGTGATCCCTGGGAAATTAACCCATGACCTTCTACAGGAACTTGACCTTTACAACATCCTGAACGTTTTGCATGAAGCTCATTCTGAGCTTGGTTGGTGTATTTTGACTTTAATGGTTGTCGTCGTTCTCTTTCAGGACTTGATGCTCGAGGATTCTTGTTCGGGCCGCTGCTGGCTCAGAGATTAGGGATAGGATTTGCTCCCATCAGAAAGAAAGGGAAGCTGCCCGGGCCCACGATATCAGTCTCTTACAGTCTGGAGTATGCAAAGGTGACGCTCTCTTATATAACATTTCTCTTTGTTGAAATGCACGTCTCTGGTCAGTGATTCATTCGCTGGCATGTTTTCAGGCTGAGGCGGAGATGCAAGAAGATGCCGTGTCTGCAGGACAGAAGGTCCTGATCATAGATGACCTGTTGGCCACGGGCGGTGAGTTTTATTTCTCCACCCGTCTGCTTTGACTGAGAATGATTTGGGCTCACATGTATGATCGGGACATATTTGGAGGTGTGATGTTGGCGAAGACGAGTGTCACTTTCACTAATGCTGACAATTGGGGTTTAGGGTTTGTTCAAACCACTAAATGTTAaacacaatgggcctcattcatgaaacattcctaaatatatgagtaaattccgagtaatttgcgcgtaaaacagaccttTCCCGAAAACTTgcctccggattcacaaatacttcgtaaacgtcagatttgatagtaacgtgtgtgttaatgaatcccaatcactcgtaaacagggcgcgcatgcacgctcattcacaattagcataatcccgcCTATGAATTACAACTACAAATGACGTATCTAGGAATCCTgtggacttcattctctggtttggctacattatattgcacaAATACATAAGATCCTAATAGGCtataaattaatcaattaaactgtgtccaccaaagcgtttttagccagctaaaataataataatacctggtgctcttctgaaaacgaccagctggtggcgcctgAGAACGTTTTAGTGGCACTGCGCGTTATTCTGGAGATGtgttggttgctgtgatttacAATATCCacaacagttagcctacttgttactatcttattttaaagaatattacttaatatga
This region of Triplophysa rosa linkage group LG1, Trosa_1v2, whole genome shotgun sequence genomic DNA includes:
- the aprt gene encoding adenine phosphoribosyltransferase isoform X2 yields the protein MAEKRDLIVRCIRTFNDFPTKGIPFKDIFPILKNPQALTAVIDLFEEYVRNTHPQVDLIVGLDARGFLFGPLLAQRLGIGFAPIRKKGKLPGPTISVSYSLEYAKAEMQEDAVSAGQKVLIIDDLLATGGTLQAAYELVKQQQAEVLACLVVVELKYLNGADKLKTTTVFSLVQY
- the aprt gene encoding adenine phosphoribosyltransferase isoform X1, which produces MAEKRDLIVRCIRTFNDFPTKGIPFKDIFPILKNPQALTAVIDLFEEYVRNTHPQVDLIVGLDARGFLFGPLLAQRLGIGFAPIRKKGKLPGPTISVSYSLEYAKAEAEMQEDAVSAGQKVLIIDDLLATGGTLQAAYELVKQQQAEVLACLVVVELKYLNGADKLKTTTVFSLVQY